The Mustelus asterias chromosome 18, sMusAst1.hap1.1, whole genome shotgun sequence genome has a window encoding:
- the LOC144507333 gene encoding G-protein coupled receptor 68-like, producing the protein MANQSACDKDDCTNCTLDYSIHQILFPPVYIIVFVVGLPTNLLSLYHSYLQIRQRNELGIYLCNLTISDLLHLACLPLWIQYLMMKDNWVNGELLCRISGIVLYENIYVSIAFLCCISVDRYLAVVHPLRFHAFRTLKAVLLVSAFVWVKEIGTSLFIFSHDGSVKDQNNNLLCFEHYPLQSWQRGINYYRLSVGFLFPIALLAFSYHRMLISIRESQGIQQKQKLRIKKLVLSAIVIFCICFAPYHVMLLVRTLFEDNCSFVRRSYHYFHFGLLLTSLNCVADPILYSFVSESSHGVLMTLLEPLVNLFTANRKREVNLHQLAPQKPRRLNINPRMIATGVNFGASGSSLSS; encoded by the coding sequence ATGGCCAACCAATCAGCGTGCGACAAAGATGACTGCACCAATTGTACTCTAGATTACAGTATCCATCAGATCCTGTTTCCCCCCGTCTACATTATTGTCTTCGTCGTCGGCCTCCCGACTAATCTGCTGTCCCTGTATCACAGCTACCTGCAGATCAGACAGAGGAACGAGCTGGGAATCTATCTCTGCAATCTGACCATCTCAGACCTGTTGCACCTCGCCTGTTTGCCCTTGTGGATCCAGTACTTAATGATGAAAGATAATTGGGTGAATGGTGAGTTGCTGTGCAGGATCTCTGGGATCGTCCTCTACGAGAACATATATGTGAGCATCGCATTCCTCTGTTGCATCTCTGTAGACCGCTACTTAGCAGTGGTCCACCCTTTAAGATTCCACGCCTTCCGCACTTTGAAAGCTGTGCTTCTAGTGAGTGCTTTCGTCTGGGTTAAAGAAATCGGAACCAGTCTTTTCATTTTCTCTCATGATGGGTCAGTGAAAGATCAAAATAATAATTTACTCTGTTTTGAGCATTATCCATTGCAGTCCTGGCAAAGGGGGATAAACTATTACCGTCTCTCTGTTGGTTTCCTTTTCCCCATTGCTTTGTTGGCCTTTTCCTATCACAGGATGTTGATATCTATTCGGGAGAGTCAAGGCATTCAACAGAAACAAAAGTTAAGGATCAAAAAGTTGGTGTTAAGTGCCATTGTCATTTTTTGCATTTGCTTTGCCCCTTATCACGTTATGCTGCTGGTCAGAACTCTATTTGAGGACAATTGCAGCTTTGTGAGGCGCTCGTACCATTATTTTCACTTTGGGTTGCTGCTAACCAGTTTAAATTGTGTGGCCGACCCCATTCTCTACTCCTTTGTGTCAGAGAGCTCACACGGAGTCCTGATGACACTCTTGGAGCCTCTTGTGAATCTCTTCACTGCAAACAGAAAGAGGGAAGTAAATCTTCATCAGTTAGCACCCCAGAAACCTAGAAGATTGAACATTAACCCCAGGATGATAGCAACTGGTGTCAACTTTGGCGCGTCGGGTAGCTCGCTCTCATCTTAG
- the LOC144507335 gene encoding G-protein coupled receptor 68-like, translating to MTNMSNCTVDHSIHQILFPIVYSVVFIIGLPTNLLSLYHSYLQIRQKNELGIYLCNLTISDLLYLISLPFWVQYMLQHDDWVLSRALCILSGMFLYQNIYISICFLCFISINRFLVVAYPMKFKFLHTRKAAVLISALIWLKEIPVCSFYIHSQVLSKDKENDTLCFEQYPMQTEDRYLNIYKLSAGFFLPLVLLIYSYYRVLVVVHNSHGLERQRKLRIKKLVSATIIIFLACFVPYHIFLMVRTISEYDCKFADAVFEAYHFGLLLTSLNCLADPILYCLISPSSQGWLGRFLDPITNLLPCKRRKEIENVEMKTNSPATAKISLISQRLEKPKENDYQSSTNA from the coding sequence ATGACCAACATGAGCAACTGTACGGTCGACCACAGTATCCATCAGATCCTGTTTCCCATTGTTTACTCCGTTGTCTTCATCATCGGCCTCCCGACTAATCTGCTGTCCCTGTATCACAGCTACCTGCAGATCAGACAGAAGAATGAGCTGGGAATCTATCTCTGCAATCTGACCATCTCAGACCTGTTGTACCTCATTTCCTTGCCCTTCTGGGTTCAGTATATGCTACAGCACGATGACTGGGTCCTCTCTCGGGCACTCTGCATTCTCAGTGGTATGTTCCTCTACCAGAATATCTACATCAGCATTTGTTTCCTCTGTTTCATCTCCATTAATCGCTTCCTCGTCGTGGCCTACccaatgaaatttaaattcttACACACCAGGAAGGCTGCAGTGTTGATCAGTGCTCTCATCTGGCTCAAGGAGATACCTGTCTGCAGCTTTTACATCCACTCCCAGGTTCTCAGTAAAGACAAGGAGAATGACACCTTGTGTTTCGAACAATATCCCATGCAGACAGAGGACAGATACTTAAATATTTACAAGCTGTCTGCTGGCTTCTTCCTCCCTTTAGTTTTATTAATCTACTCTTACTACAGGGTGCTGGTGGTTGTCCACAACAGCCATGGGCTTGAAAGACAGCGGAAATTGAGAATTAAAAAGTTGGTGTCTGCAACAATCATCATTTTCCTCGCTTGCTTTGTTCCTTATCACATTTTCTTGATGGTCCGGACCATATCTGAGTATGACTGTAAATTTGCAGATGCAGTTTTTGAGGCTTACCATTTTGGACTTCTGCTGACGAGTTTAAATTGTCTAGCTGAtcccattttgtactgtttaataTCGCCGAGTTCACAGGGCTGGTTAGGCAGGTTCCTGGATCCTATTACAAACCTCCTTCCTTGCAAAAGAAGGAAAGAAATTGAGAATGTGGAGATGAAGACCAATTCACCGGCTACAGCCAAAATAAGTCTGATATCGCAAAGACTCGAAAAACCGAAAGAAAATGATTACCAGAGTTCAACAAATGCATGA